DNA from Thermomicrobium roseum DSM 5159:
CATACGCGATCTCTCTGGCTCCGACAGGTCGTCGTAACCGATCAAGTGCAAGAAGCCATGAACGGTCAGGAAGGCGATCTCTCGTCCCACGCCGTGACCGACCTCGGCCCCCTGCACGGCTGCTGTTTCCGCTGAGACAGCGATGTCACCGAGGTACGGTGGCTCTCCCGGGAAACTCATGACATCGGTCGGCCCCGGAATTCCCTGGAACCGCTCGTGGAGTTCGGCGATCTCGTCATCGCGGCAAATCCAGACGCCAACTTCTCCCGTGACTCCCTCGCGCTCGGCGACGAAACGGAGGAAGCGGGCCAGCCGCCGTACCGAGACCGGCCGGTCGAGCCCCTCGCTGACGCGAATTCCGACACGGAGTGGCCAGCTCATGCCTCGGCCGCCGCCCGCTCGTCCACGCCAGTCACGACCAGCTCGCGGCGAACTTCCGGATATTCCACACGTGGGTGGTAAACCCCCTCGAGCATGGTGAGGAAGACGCGCCGGATCTCCGTGATCTGGCGGAAGGTGAGATCGGCGTCATCCAGCTGGCCGTCCTCCAAGCGCTCGCGAATCACGCGGTCGACGATCTCCGCGAGACGCTTCGACACCGAGTGTGGATCACCCGGCTCATACAACTTCCCGGACTGAGCGGCTGCTCGCACCGCCGCCTCGACGCTGTCTGCCAGCATGACGACTGCAGCTTCCTTGGACTGCGGTCGCGGCCCAGGATAGCGGAACGCTTGCTCGTCGACAGCCAGGCCGGCTTCCTTCGCCTTGGCGTAGAAGTACTTGATCAGGGTCGTCCCATGGTGCTGCTGGATGATATCGACGATCGGCTTGGGCAAGCGTGCCCGTTTGGCCAGTTTGACCCCCTCTGTCACGTGCTCCTCGATCAGGCGAGCACTCGTCAGCGGATCAAGTGAATCGTGAATGTTGATGCGATTGGCTTGATTCTCCACATACAACTCCGGGTGCAGCACTTTACCGATATCGTGGTAGAGTACACCCACCCGAGTCAGGAGTGGGTCGGCACCGACGACCTCGGCTGCTGCTTCTGCCAAGTTACCCACGACGAGACTATGGTGGTACGTACCCGGCGCCTCCCTTGCCAACCGGGACAGAAGCGGTTGCGTCGGATGCGCCAGTTCCATGAGTTGGAGATGCGTCGTGATGCCGAGTAACCGACCGAGCAAGCTGAAGGACAAAAAGCAGAGACTCGCCGAGAGCACCCCATTGATCCCGCTCTGCAAGAGCACGTTTCCCGCGAGGTTCCAGTCGACCACTTGACGTCCGAGCGCGGTCAGTGCAGCCAGCGCCGTCGCAGCGGTCGCTGCTGCCACGGCGATGCCCGCCCAGAGGAAGGTCACCGTCCGCTCGGCTCGCCAGACGACGACCGCGCCGGCCAGGCTCCCGAAGCCGGCGACCAGCGTGGTGAGCAAGGAGAACCCATCGAGAATCCCGAGCGCCAATGCGAGAAACCAGCTCGCTAAGAGCGCAGTGCGCAAGTCGAGGAGGACCGCGAAGAGCATCACCGTTCCGGCGACCGGGAACGAATAACGGAACTCGGGGATGGTGACCAGCAGACGCCCAGCCGCGAGCGTCAGCAGCACGAGGCCGACGATCAAAAAGAGCTGGCGCG
Protein-coding regions in this window:
- a CDS encoding HD family phosphohydrolase, yielding MLSRIDRFWSDSLLVFIALRHRARHVLVWLGVFFVLWAPLAVLVYGAWEASGITLQPGQIADRTIKAPYTATFESRLLTQQARQEAYDDSRNIVLVRDPAVEAAQLEALNRLLTQLDAIRAQRGTDLAAATQQAQSALEGLGAEDAQLLVSLSDASWGRIEGEARRLLASVLSGEVRSDNVAQIKEQLPDRVSIELNPVERRLVVVLVRSFIRPNVRVDEQATRAAREAAAAAVSPVMVTVQAGQVIVRDGDPVTPEALEKLEYFGLLSPRQSWPEFLGLLGVLALWAGGFALALYRSVQHTRQPRQLFLIVGLVLLTLAAGRLLVTIPEFRYSFPVAGTVMLFAVLLDLRTALLASWFLALALGILDGFSLLTTLVAGFGSLAGAVVVWRAERTVTFLWAGIAVAAATAATALAALTALGRQVVDWNLAGNVLLQSGINGVLSASLCFLSFSLLGRLLGITTHLQLMELAHPTQPLLSRLAREAPGTYHHSLVVGNLAEAAAEVVGADPLLTRVGVLYHDIGKVLHPELYVENQANRINIHDSLDPLTSARLIEEHVTEGVKLAKRARLPKPIVDIIQQHHGTTLIKYFYAKAKEAGLAVDEQAFRYPGPRPQSKEAAVVMLADSVEAAVRAAAQSGKLYEPGDPHSVSKRLAEIVDRVIRERLEDGQLDDADLTFRQITEIRRVFLTMLEGVYHPRVEYPEVRRELVVTGVDERAAAEA
- the ybeY gene encoding rRNA maturation RNase YbeY produces the protein MSWPLRVGIRVSEGLDRPVSVRRLARFLRFVAEREGVTGEVGVWICRDDEIAELHERFQGIPGPTDVMSFPGEPPYLGDIAVSAETAAVQGAEVGHGVGREIAFLTVHGFLHLIGYDDLSEPERSRMLERQEELLHAFECVEPGRWEPVARQRRHDGQKRGDNTA